In the genome of Flavobacteriales bacterium, one region contains:
- a CDS encoding beta-lactamase family protein, protein MRFFISFFIVLVLFSSCSEHHTGEGATSKQTNSIDSTAYFDSLYAPLREQIDTFFIGKLNRKEFNGSVLIADKGHVVLKKSYGFTSPDEKDSLQLHHRFQLASVSKPFTSAAVLLLADRGKIHLDDSIQVYLDSFPYHGITVRMLLCHRGGLSNYNYFADEYWSDKSKPVSNDSVLMMLYRNQPKPYYRPNEKFDYSNTGYMLLASIVEKVSGESFSSFMKKEIFDPLGMTHSAIYDRCAGVEIQDRLEGYDWKDRKIEDTYQNGVVGDKGMYSTVEDLFLFDRAIHKGKLLKPATWKEAFRSHNPDRGENGKDDYGLGWRLKTSFAGYEVVYHTGWWKGFRSYFIRNITLDQTIILTDNMKRNRFLGIEELLDLADGGSFGSALMSDSLAVEGGNKK, encoded by the coding sequence ATGAGATTTTTCATTTCGTTTTTTATTGTTCTTGTTTTATTTTCTTCCTGTAGTGAACATCACACGGGTGAAGGTGCAACATCAAAACAAACCAATTCCATTGATAGCACGGCCTATTTCGATTCCTTGTATGCACCACTTCGTGAACAGATTGATACCTTTTTCATTGGTAAATTAAACAGAAAAGAATTCAACGGTTCAGTATTGATTGCCGATAAAGGTCATGTCGTTCTCAAAAAATCTTACGGATTTACAAGTCCCGACGAAAAAGACAGTTTGCAATTGCATCATCGTTTTCAATTGGCTTCCGTTAGTAAACCTTTTACTTCTGCAGCAGTATTGTTATTGGCAGACCGGGGTAAAATTCATCTCGACGACAGTATTCAGGTTTATCTCGATAGTTTTCCTTATCACGGAATAACCGTGCGCATGTTGCTTTGTCACCGTGGTGGACTCTCCAACTACAATTATTTTGCGGATGAATACTGGTCGGATAAAAGCAAGCCGGTTTCTAACGACAGTGTGCTAATGATGTTATACCGGAATCAGCCTAAACCCTATTATCGTCCCAACGAAAAGTTCGATTATTCCAACACAGGTTACATGTTATTGGCGAGCATTGTAGAAAAAGTGAGTGGTGAATCTTTTTCTTCATTTATGAAAAAAGAAATTTTTGATCCACTTGGTATGACGCATTCTGCCATATACGATCGCTGTGCTGGAGTGGAAATTCAGGATCGTTTGGAAGGATATGACTGGAAAGACCGGAAAATTGAGGACACGTATCAAAATGGAGTAGTGGGCGATAAAGGGATGTATTCCACCGTAGAAGATTTATTTTTATTTGATCGAGCCATTCACAAAGGCAAACTATTAAAACCAGCCACCTGGAAAGAAGCATTTCGTTCGCATAATCCGGATCGCGGTGAAAATGGAAAAGATGATTATGGATTAGGCTGGCGTTTAAAAACTTCATTTGCGGGATACGAAGTGGTTTATCATACCGGTTGGTGGAAAGGTTTCAGGTCATATTTCATTCGGAATATTACGTTGGATCAAACCATCATTTTAACCGATAATATGAAGCGCAATCGCTTTTTGGGTATCGAAGAATTACTGGATTTAGCTGATGGAGGATCATTCGGATCAGCGTT
- a CDS encoding translation initiation factor translates to MSKNKKDRVNVVYSTNPNFNYEFESSQEQETLAPSAQDLRVQLDKKQRAGKAVTLITGFIGTNDDLEALGKLLKSKCGVGGSVKDGEILIQGDHRVKIMEILKKEGYKVKQIGG, encoded by the coding sequence ATGAGTAAGAATAAGAAGGATAGGGTGAACGTAGTGTATTCTACCAATCCCAATTTTAATTATGAATTTGAATCATCTCAGGAACAGGAAACGCTGGCTCCTTCTGCTCAGGATTTACGGGTTCAATTGGATAAAAAACAAAGGGCGGGTAAAGCAGTTACTCTGATCACCGGTTTTATCGGTACCAATGATGATCTTGAGGCGCTGGGCAAATTGTTGAAATCGAAATGTGGGGTAGGAGGTAGTGTGAAAGATGGCGAAATTCTAATTCAGGGAGATCACCGCGTGAAGATTATGGAGATTTTAAAAAAAGAAGGATATAAGGTAAAACAAATTGGAGGATGA
- a CDS encoding TerB family tellurite resistance protein, with the protein MGIFDAFKSSDKSTLTSKKALTVSLLYIMAADGELDPEELGLLFSVAGINSKSELEDAVKYVRSNKWTDFLEQVKAGNMLNEQQKLYILTNMVDASLSDGTAEPEEQHMIMKFIEAFGISESQFKPYFDVIVFKNNRKLF; encoded by the coding sequence ATGGGAATTTTCGACGCATTTAAATCATCAGACAAAAGCACATTGACGTCTAAGAAAGCACTTACGGTGTCCTTGCTTTACATTATGGCGGCAGATGGAGAACTTGATCCTGAAGAATTAGGATTATTGTTCAGTGTCGCTGGAATTAACAGTAAATCCGAATTGGAGGATGCCGTAAAATATGTTCGGTCCAACAAATGGACTGACTTCCTGGAACAGGTAAAAGCGGGAAATATGCTTAATGAACAACAGAAATTATATATCCTCACGAATATGGTGGATGCATCACTGAGTGACGGAACGGCGGAACCTGAAGAACAGCACATGATTATGAAATTTATTGAAGCATTCGGCATTTCTGAAAGTCAGTTTAAACCTTATTTCGATGTGATTGTATTTAAAAACAACCGGAAATTGTTTTAA